The Panthera tigris isolate Pti1 chromosome F3, P.tigris_Pti1_mat1.1, whole genome shotgun sequence genome includes a window with the following:
- the LOC102961470 gene encoding LOW QUALITY PROTEIN: 60S ribosomal protein L12-like (The sequence of the model RefSeq protein was modified relative to this genomic sequence to represent the inferred CDS: substituted 2 bases at 2 genomic stop codons), translating to RRQKFNCLRSPQIRVHLTPAPSTRPPKFDPKEIKVLYLRCTGANVGATSALAPKIGPRGLSPKKVAKATDDRKGLRITLKLTVQNRQAPVKVAPSASALVIKALKEPLRDRKKQKNIEHSGYITFDEIVNIAXXRQHRSLARELSGTIKEILGTAQSVGCSVDGRHPHDIIDDLNSGSAECPAG from the coding sequence AGGAGGCAAAAGTTCAACTGTCTTCGGTCACCCCAAATCCGGGTCCATCTGACACCAGCCCCCTCCACCAGGCCGCCTAAGTTTGACCCCAAGGAAATCAAAGTCCTATACCTGAGGTGCACCGGTGCCAACGTCGGTGCCACATCTGCCCTGGCCCCGAAGATCGGCCCACGGGGTCTGTCTCCAAAAAAGGTTGCCAAGGCAACTGATGATCGGAAGGGTCTGAGGATTACATTGAAACTGACCGTTCAGAACCGACAGGCCCCGGTTAAAGTGGcaccttctgcctctgccctggtTATCAAAGCCCTCAAGGAAcccctgagagacagaaagaagcagaaaaacattgAGCACAGTGGATATATCACCTTTGATGAGATTGTCAACATTGCCTGATAGAGGCAGCACCGATCGTTAGCCAGAGAACTCTCTGGAACCATTAAAGAGATCCTGGGGACTGCCCAATCTGTGGGCTGCAGCGTTGATGGCCGCCACCCTCATGACATCATAGATGACCTCAATAGTGGTTCAGCGGAATGTCCAGCTGGTTAA